From Candidatus Hoaglandella endobia, a single genomic window includes:
- the cpxR gene encoding envelope stress response regulator transcription factor CpxR, translating to MKTILLVDDDCELTSLLKKLLEMEGFNIQVAHDGEQALNQLDSSINLLLLDVIMPRKNGIETLKELRQQHQTPVIMLTARGNELDRVLGLELGADDYLPKPFNDRELVARIRAILRRSYWTEQQSVESGTTIEVDCLCLKTGPQEATFDGAILELTSTEFTLLYFLAQHLGQVLPRAQLSQEVLGKRLTPFDRAIDMHIANLRRKLPKRKDGHPWFKTLRGRGYLMVSA from the coding sequence ATGAAAACAATCCTTTTAGTTGATGACGACTGTGAATTGACATCTTTATTGAAAAAATTACTAGAAATGGAAGGCTTCAATATCCAAGTAGCGCACGATGGTGAGCAAGCTTTAAATCAGCTGGATAGTTCCATTAATCTATTACTTCTTGATGTGATAATGCCTCGTAAAAATGGTATCGAGACCCTCAAAGAACTGCGACAGCAGCACCAGACTCCGGTAATTATGTTAACCGCGCGTGGCAACGAACTAGATCGTGTGCTGGGCTTGGAATTAGGCGCCGACGATTATTTACCGAAGCCATTTAATGATCGAGAGCTAGTGGCCCGCATCAGGGCAATATTGCGACGCTCTTACTGGACTGAGCAGCAAAGCGTCGAATCAGGTACAACTATAGAGGTGGATTGCTTATGTCTAAAAACTGGTCCTCAAGAAGCAACTTTCGATGGTGCTATACTAGAATTAACTAGTACTGAATTTACTTTATTATATTTTTTAGCGCAGCATTTAGGTCAGGTTTTGCCGCGTGCTCAACTAAGCCAGGAAGTATTAGGTAAACGTTTAACTCCCTTTGACCGTGCCATCGATATGCATATTGCTAATTTGCGGCGTAAGCTTCCTAAACGGAAGGATGGGCATCCGTGGTTTAAAACCTTACGCGGTCGGGGTTATTTAATGGTATCTGCATGA
- the cpxA gene encoding envelope stress sensor histidine kinase CpxA, with amino-acid sequence MINSLAVRIFAIFWLIIILILMHIIIVIKLYYQQMMPLLDSEQQQGLMLQQYVKTALDVYQVSDRMWWCRLFLAIDKCAPPDQRLILVTSKGCVIGAQRNEMQIIYNFVRQSANTDHPKKKKYYCTECVGPFSISNGKEHYQLYQIRSPSRSTQLNFINLFFDHSLFFLLIILIISMISILFLLWLTWSIAKPVRKLKHAADEVACGNFCHHPELEAGPQEFLATGISFNQMVSSLERMVTAQHRLLSDIAHELRTPLTRLQLATALLRRQKGKVNNELARIENEAQHLDAMINDLLLLSLHQHKNELSREVLKANELWKDVLNNAQFEAEQMIKTLEIISPPDSWILLGNPSALDSALENIVRNALRYSHKMVAIGFSADHQGMTITVDDDGPGVKDKDLEQIFSLFYRTDEAINRKSSGTGLGLAIVKTAVIHHHGWVKAEDSPLGGLRLIIWLPLLPKNYGYSYNLF; translated from the coding sequence ATGATTAATAGCTTGGCTGTACGAATTTTTGCTATATTTTGGTTAATTATTATACTAATACTCATGCATATAATTATAGTGATTAAGCTGTATTATCAACAAATGATGCCTTTGCTTGATAGCGAACAGCAACAAGGATTGATGTTACAGCAATATGTAAAGACGGCGTTGGACGTGTACCAGGTCAGTGATCGGATGTGGTGGTGCCGTCTTTTTCTCGCCATAGATAAGTGTGCACCACCCGATCAACGCTTAATTCTAGTCACTAGTAAAGGGTGTGTTATCGGCGCACAACGCAACGAGATGCAAATAATCTACAATTTTGTTCGCCAATCGGCGAATACGGATCATCCGAAAAAGAAAAAATACTACTGCACAGAGTGTGTAGGTCCTTTTTCTATAAGCAATGGCAAAGAGCATTATCAGCTTTATCAAATTCGTTCTCCTAGTAGGAGCACACAGTTGAATTTTATTAATTTATTTTTTGATCACTCTTTGTTCTTTCTACTGATCATACTGATCATCAGTATGATCAGTATTCTGTTCCTACTATGGCTTACCTGGAGTATAGCTAAACCGGTGCGCAAATTGAAGCATGCTGCTGATGAAGTAGCATGCGGAAATTTTTGCCATCATCCTGAGCTGGAAGCGGGACCGCAGGAGTTTTTGGCTACTGGCATCAGTTTTAATCAGATGGTGAGCTCCTTGGAGAGAATGGTTACTGCCCAGCATAGGCTATTGTCAGATATAGCTCATGAATTACGTACGCCATTGACCCGTTTGCAGTTAGCCACGGCCCTTCTGCGACGTCAGAAGGGCAAGGTAAATAATGAACTTGCTCGCATCGAGAATGAAGCACAGCACCTTGATGCCATGATCAACGACTTACTATTGCTTTCACTTCATCAGCATAAAAATGAGCTATCACGGGAGGTGCTAAAAGCAAATGAACTTTGGAAGGATGTACTTAATAATGCCCAGTTCGAAGCGGAACAGATGATCAAAACCCTGGAGATAATTTCACCACCAGATAGTTGGATTTTGCTGGGAAATCCGTCTGCCCTAGACAGCGCGCTCGAGAATATAGTGAGAAATGCTCTACGCTATTCTCATAAAATGGTAGCTATAGGTTTCAGCGCTGATCATCAAGGTATGACTATCACCGTAGATGATGATGGCCCAGGCGTCAAAGATAAAGATCTAGAACAAATTTTCAGCTTATTCTACCGTACTGATGAAGCGATAAATCGTAAGTCCAGTGGAACTGGACTGGGACTAGCAATTGTAAAAACTGCTGTGATACACCATCATGGTTGGGTAAAAGCAGAAGATAGCCCACTCGGGGGGCTGCGGCTGATAATTTGGCTACCGCTGCTGCCTAAAAATTACGGTTATTCTTATAACTTATTTTAG